In a genomic window of Candidatus Dormiibacterota bacterium:
- a CDS encoding response regulator transcription factor gives MTTEERTDVFVVDDHAVVRVGVRSFLEGTGRFRVVAEASSLTEARMRMSTLPETTTLLIADMQLKGGSGIDIIREARLREPPLEVIVLTSFPSARILRRALAIGARGFVLKEAGGGALLEALDWAKQGHI, from the coding sequence ATGACCACCGAGGAACGGACCGACGTCTTCGTCGTCGACGACCACGCGGTCGTCCGGGTGGGGGTGCGCAGCTTCCTCGAGGGCACGGGGCGGTTCCGCGTGGTCGCGGAGGCGAGCAGCCTGACCGAGGCGCGGATGCGGATGAGCACGCTGCCCGAGACCACCACCCTGCTGATCGCCGACATGCAGCTGAAGGGCGGCTCGGGGATCGACATCATTCGCGAGGCCCGGCTGCGCGAGCCGCCGCTGGAGGTGATCGTGCTCACCTCGTTCCCGAGCGCGCGCATCCTCCGCCGCGCGCTCGCCATCGGGGCGCGCGGGTTCGTCCTCAAGGAGGCCGGCGGGGGCGCCCTTCTCGAGGCGCTGGACTGGGCCAAGCAGGGCCACATC
- a CDS encoding glycosyl hydrolase family 18 protein, translating to MVVRALSRRIAMLPARRRNALAVVALVAAGAGLCAATPHRALPSAAAPHSLSLLRPAAPGAPAGVPRSAPPPPPGQAVALPASGYAEHALHPHEIFGFAPYWNLGAAGGYPLRALTTVAYFGVDVNGDGSLLRGGDGWDGYQSAALTGLVDRAHGAGAGVVLTAKQFDAATLHSLVNDPGAPARLSHELVDAVTARRMDGVNLDLEGIGNQDRGAFAGFTVAVANALHAANPRWQVTVDTYANSASDTAGYFDVARIAPAVDAFFVMAYNMQGDNPSAVAPLRGAPSNDGAAVAAYAAAAGPGKVILGMPFYGVDWPTASGDHAAPASGPSKPVTYAELATAGHPRYWDPVTAAPWTSWQEASGQWHLAYYEDPQSIAMKAELADAAHLRGVGIWALGMDGNDPAMARAVLGHAAPVKLALGPAPTPAATAPPVVAAAPPQRRAPAAPTAPPRPAPPPPAPVPAPAPPPLVPLPSPGPMPHVEVHAS from the coding sequence ATGGTGGTCCGTGCCCTGTCCCGCCGTATCGCCATGCTGCCGGCGCGACGGCGCAACGCCCTCGCCGTGGTGGCGCTGGTCGCCGCCGGCGCCGGGCTCTGCGCGGCGACACCGCACCGCGCCCTCCCCTCCGCCGCCGCCCCGCACTCCCTGAGCCTGCTCCGGCCCGCCGCCCCCGGCGCCCCCGCGGGCGTCCCCCGCAGCGCGCCGCCGCCGCCGCCGGGGCAGGCGGTGGCGCTCCCCGCCAGCGGCTACGCCGAGCACGCCCTGCACCCGCACGAGATCTTCGGCTTCGCCCCGTACTGGAACCTGGGCGCCGCGGGGGGCTACCCGCTGCGCGCGCTCACCACCGTCGCCTACTTCGGCGTGGACGTCAACGGCGACGGCTCGCTGCTCCGCGGCGGCGACGGCTGGGACGGCTACCAGAGCGCCGCGCTCACCGGGCTGGTCGACCGCGCCCACGGTGCCGGTGCCGGGGTGGTGCTCACCGCCAAGCAGTTCGACGCCGCCACCCTGCACAGCCTGGTCAACGACCCCGGCGCCCCGGCACGGCTGAGCCACGAGCTCGTCGACGCCGTCACCGCCCGGCGGATGGACGGTGTGAACCTCGACCTCGAGGGCATCGGCAACCAGGACCGCGGCGCCTTCGCCGGCTTCACCGTGGCGGTGGCGAACGCGCTCCACGCCGCCAACCCGCGCTGGCAGGTGACCGTCGACACCTACGCCAACTCGGCGAGCGACACCGCCGGGTACTTCGACGTCGCCCGCATCGCCCCGGCCGTCGACGCCTTCTTCGTCATGGCCTACAACATGCAGGGCGACAACCCCTCGGCCGTCGCACCACTCCGCGGGGCGCCGAGCAACGACGGCGCGGCGGTGGCGGCCTACGCGGCCGCCGCGGGGCCGGGGAAGGTGATCCTCGGCATGCCCTTCTACGGCGTCGACTGGCCGACCGCGAGCGGCGACCACGCCGCCCCCGCGTCGGGTCCGTCGAAGCCGGTGACCTACGCGGAGCTCGCCACCGCCGGCCACCCCCGCTACTGGGACCCGGTCACCGCGGCGCCGTGGACCTCCTGGCAGGAGGCGTCGGGCCAGTGGCACCTCGCCTACTACGAGGACCCGCAGTCGATCGCGATGAAGGCCGAGCTCGCCGACGCCGCGCACCTCCGCGGGGTGGGCATCTGGGCGCTGGGGATGGACGGCAACGACCCCGCCATGGCCCGCGCCGTGCTCGGCCACGCCGCGCCGGTCAAGCTCGCCCTCGGCCCGGCGCCGACCCCGGCCGCGACGGCGCCGCCGGTGGTGGCCGCCGCCCCCCCGCAGCGGCGCGCTCCCGCCGCTCCCACCGCACCGCCGCGGCCGGCGCCGCCGCCGCCCGCGCCGGTGCCCGCTCCGGCGCCGCCGCCGCTGGTGCCGCTGCCGTCGCCCGGCCCCATGCCCCACGTCGAGGTTCACGCGTCATGA
- a CDS encoding CopD family protein yields MRIVWLGRGLAATVVAAGLLLALPLHAQAHARILAVLPAPSSTVTGPQSQVLLRYNEPVDRSLFRLTVEGDQGSALAGPPAFQDDETIVARLKPTAAGVLLVTWVAVGLDAHPVVGQYYFAVRTPQTAAALQSDISQAARRVGSFESGGGAAGLTGLIEAARSVEIVLLYAVLGIVLLGALLWRSRPVLATAAGPPLPAGRAWRALLVAGAASAVLMPVLLWLNAERLSELLIGVGTSRIVASSIGALWGVKALLWLGLVGVVMLIVRRGRDARALDRLPVVLAVLALALAGAFVAGTHVGTGSASPEWLYIPMMMSHILLTAFWAGGLLALLVVVFPGGDAAQIWAAVSRFSRVMTVTAGVLVATGLIILVRLLSNLNALWCTGYGVVAGFKVTGVALALIFGLVNNRMVAAHRREQELPEAARRGRRAGPTVLSLRRVVIAEAVLLLGVLVLAAVLGETQLPPLFNGRALPGDVQNVVEPGLFGSGCQ; encoded by the coding sequence ATGCGCATCGTCTGGCTGGGCCGTGGCCTGGCCGCCACCGTGGTGGCGGCCGGGCTGCTGCTCGCGCTCCCCCTCCATGCCCAGGCCCACGCCCGGATCCTGGCGGTGCTCCCCGCACCCTCGTCGACGGTGACGGGGCCGCAGTCCCAGGTGCTGCTCAGGTACAACGAGCCGGTCGACCGCTCGCTCTTCCGGCTCACCGTCGAGGGCGACCAGGGATCGGCACTCGCCGGCCCCCCGGCCTTCCAGGACGACGAGACCATCGTCGCCCGGCTGAAGCCCACCGCCGCCGGCGTGCTCCTGGTCACCTGGGTGGCGGTCGGCCTCGACGCCCACCCCGTGGTCGGCCAGTACTACTTCGCGGTGCGCACCCCGCAGACCGCGGCGGCGCTGCAGAGCGACATCAGCCAGGCCGCGCGCCGGGTGGGCAGCTTCGAGAGCGGCGGTGGCGCCGCCGGGCTCACCGGGCTCATCGAGGCGGCGCGGTCGGTGGAGATCGTCCTCCTCTACGCGGTGCTCGGCATCGTCCTCCTCGGCGCGCTGCTCTGGCGCAGCCGCCCGGTGCTCGCCACCGCGGCCGGTCCGCCGCTGCCCGCCGGCAGGGCCTGGCGGGCGCTCCTCGTCGCCGGTGCGGCCTCCGCGGTGCTGATGCCGGTGCTGCTCTGGCTCAACGCCGAGCGGCTCAGCGAGCTGCTCATCGGCGTGGGCACCTCGCGGATCGTCGCCTCGTCGATCGGCGCCCTCTGGGGGGTGAAGGCGCTGCTCTGGCTCGGCCTCGTCGGCGTGGTGATGCTGATCGTGCGCCGCGGCCGCGACGCCCGGGCCCTCGACCGGCTGCCGGTGGTGCTCGCCGTCCTCGCCCTGGCGCTGGCGGGCGCGTTCGTCGCCGGCACCCACGTCGGCACCGGCAGCGCCAGCCCGGAGTGGCTCTACATCCCGATGATGATGAGCCACATCCTGCTCACCGCCTTCTGGGCGGGCGGCCTGCTGGCGCTGCTGGTGGTGGTGTTCCCCGGCGGCGACGCGGCGCAGATCTGGGCGGCGGTGAGCCGCTTCTCGCGGGTGATGACCGTGACCGCCGGGGTCCTCGTCGCCACCGGGCTGATCATCCTGGTGCGGTTGCTCTCCAACCTCAACGCGCTCTGGTGCACCGGCTACGGGGTGGTGGCGGGCTTCAAGGTGACCGGGGTCGCCCTCGCCCTGATCTTCGGCCTGGTGAACAACCGCATGGTCGCCGCCCACCGCCGCGAGCAGGAGCTGCCGGAGGCGGCGCGACGGGGACGGCGTGCGGGGCCGACGGTGCTGTCGCTGCGCCGGGTGGTGATCGCCGAGGCGGTGCTGCTGCTCGGTGTGCTGGTGCTCGCCGCCGTGCTCGGCGAGACCCAGCTGCCCCCGCTGTTCAACGGCCGCGCCCTCCCCGGAGATGTGCAGAATGTGGTTGAGCCCGGGCTGTTCGGCTCCGGGTGCCAGTAG
- a CDS encoding ABC transporter ATP-binding protein yields the protein MSDDNSIETDPGFSLRTPPGGQPAQPAQPAPSMPAVQRRDYSAPQVPEGRLEWARSQPQAAAAPVAQSQAQTAVPAGAAAPPSPPARAAVEGTGLTVRDLKVFYGPVPAVRGVSLDCPPGQVVGVIGANGAGKTSLLSGIAGLVRTQGGSVDLDGRDITGWPAHRRGQAGIVYVAERRRVFPSLSVRENLTVGGWGLDKAEVNDRVEKIFTMFPRLKEREKVPSFRLSGGEQRMVSIGRALVTGARVILFDELSLGLAPRIVADLVGTVRSIADEGRIIVLVEQYIGVLLKAADTIHVLERGRVKFHGPSQQAASWLEENGYMAHAKTAGQRAAGAKSPAAVATGEGR from the coding sequence ATGAGCGACGACAACTCCATCGAGACCGACCCGGGCTTCTCGCTGCGCACCCCTCCGGGGGGGCAGCCGGCCCAGCCGGCGCAGCCGGCCCCGTCGATGCCCGCGGTGCAGCGCCGCGACTACTCGGCGCCACAGGTGCCCGAGGGGCGCCTGGAGTGGGCCAGGTCCCAGCCGCAGGCGGCGGCAGCGCCGGTGGCGCAGTCGCAGGCCCAGACCGCGGTGCCGGCCGGCGCTGCGGCGCCCCCGTCCCCGCCGGCGAGGGCGGCGGTCGAGGGCACCGGGCTGACGGTCCGTGATCTCAAGGTCTTCTACGGCCCGGTGCCGGCGGTGCGGGGCGTCAGCCTCGACTGTCCCCCGGGCCAGGTGGTCGGCGTCATCGGCGCCAACGGGGCGGGCAAGACCAGCCTGCTCTCCGGCATCGCCGGCCTGGTCAGGACCCAGGGCGGCAGCGTCGACCTCGACGGCCGCGACATCACCGGCTGGCCCGCCCACCGGCGTGGCCAGGCGGGCATCGTGTACGTCGCCGAGCGCCGGCGCGTCTTCCCCTCGCTGTCGGTGCGGGAGAACCTCACCGTGGGCGGCTGGGGGCTCGACAAGGCCGAGGTCAACGACCGCGTCGAGAAGATCTTCACCATGTTCCCCCGCCTCAAGGAGCGCGAGAAGGTCCCGTCCTTCCGGCTCTCGGGCGGCGAGCAGCGGATGGTGTCGATCGGGCGCGCGCTGGTCACCGGCGCGCGGGTGATCCTCTTCGACGAGCTGTCGCTCGGCCTGGCCCCGCGGATCGTCGCCGACCTGGTCGGCACGGTCCGGTCGATCGCCGACGAGGGCCGGATCATCGTGCTCGTCGAGCAGTACATCGGGGTCCTGCTCAAGGCCGCGGACACGATCCACGTGCTCGAGCGCGGCCGGGTCAAGTTCCACGGCCCCTCGCAGCAGGCGGCGAGCTGGCTGGAGGAGAACGGTTACATGGCCCATGCCAAGACGGCGGGTCAGCGGGCAGCAGGGGCGAAGAGCCCAGCAGCAGTGGCAACGGGCGAGGGACGGTGA
- a CDS encoding ATP-binding cassette domain-containing protein yields MNAPVTGAVAPGGAVSRLAALRLPKPRFSPLTVVLALTVAGFFLLPNDLLYAGSSSVVAALIGLGLFLPIAALRELPLNGAGMAGLAAYLFAYNGAQGGIGHHLLGLAIAIVCVIGLSLLGGLASLAVTGLYFVVASLVIQVGIEKVIFSIPVLTGGAAGRSVYQPDLSGWFDTQRLIYLVAAVVVFTSMYGVHRLLRSRQGFHAVLVGHVPEGASATGLRNWAVKLLVFGVSGLLIALAGCLSAFVNGTPPSPFSFGIIFSVIFLAIPIASGMRDLSSIVLVAIAFVGLPITLEHFGISPSPNFLSGTILLVALLLGRHRDRLGVALRSLADRVRGRTPAEPDGSEMELTGVAVNGANGAGTSPVRLSDLTTVAPPPVAPRTTVSGAAALEGRQITVRFGGVTAVDGVSVRVGPGERVGIVGANGAGKTTLFNALTGFVPCEGTVLLGGEDISGRPPFARARMGVRRTFQQPRLADILTVGQNVVCGYGGGSPERVERIDWLLDHFGLGAMREVPVIALPFGVRREVELIRALSVRPQVLMLDEPVSGLEDEEAERLVEVLIGLQAKEGWGLLAIEHDLKFITSIAQHLMVMEDGHLLVQGPLESVMQEEQVRRVYLGELVTA; encoded by the coding sequence ATGAACGCACCAGTGACGGGCGCCGTGGCACCGGGCGGGGCGGTCTCGCGCCTCGCCGCCCTGCGCCTTCCCAAGCCGAGGTTCTCGCCGCTCACGGTGGTGCTCGCGCTCACCGTGGCGGGGTTCTTCCTGCTCCCCAACGACCTGCTCTACGCGGGCTCGTCGTCGGTGGTGGCCGCGCTCATCGGCCTCGGGCTCTTCCTGCCCATCGCCGCGCTGCGCGAGCTGCCGCTCAACGGCGCCGGCATGGCCGGCCTCGCCGCCTACCTCTTCGCCTACAACGGCGCGCAGGGCGGGATCGGCCACCACCTTCTCGGTCTGGCGATCGCGATCGTCTGCGTGATCGGGCTCTCGCTGCTCGGCGGGCTGGCCTCGCTGGCGGTGACCGGCCTGTACTTCGTGGTCGCCTCGCTGGTGATCCAGGTGGGGATCGAGAAGGTGATCTTCTCGATCCCGGTGCTCACCGGCGGCGCCGCCGGCCGCAGCGTCTACCAGCCCGACCTCAGCGGCTGGTTCGACACCCAGCGCCTCATCTACCTGGTGGCCGCGGTGGTGGTGTTCACCAGCATGTACGGGGTGCACCGCCTGCTGAGGTCGCGGCAGGGCTTCCACGCGGTGCTGGTCGGGCACGTGCCCGAGGGCGCCTCGGCGACGGGGCTGCGCAATTGGGCGGTCAAGCTGCTCGTCTTCGGCGTCTCGGGCCTGCTGATCGCCTTGGCCGGCTGCCTCTCGGCGTTCGTCAACGGCACCCCGCCGTCGCCGTTCAGCTTCGGCATCATCTTCTCGGTCATCTTCCTCGCCATCCCGATCGCCAGCGGGATGCGCGACCTCTCGTCGATCGTGCTGGTCGCGATCGCGTTCGTCGGCCTCCCGATCACCCTGGAGCACTTCGGCATCAGTCCCTCGCCGAACTTCCTCTCCGGGACGATCCTGCTCGTCGCCCTGCTGCTCGGCCGGCACCGCGACCGGCTCGGTGTCGCCCTCCGCTCGCTTGCGGACCGGGTGCGCGGCAGGACGCCGGCCGAGCCGGACGGCTCCGAGATGGAGCTCACCGGGGTGGCGGTCAACGGCGCGAACGGCGCCGGCACCTCCCCGGTGCGGCTCAGCGACCTGACCACCGTCGCCCCGCCCCCGGTGGCGCCGCGCACCACCGTCTCGGGGGCGGCGGCGCTCGAGGGTCGCCAGATCACCGTGCGGTTCGGCGGGGTCACCGCGGTGGACGGTGTCAGCGTGCGGGTGGGCCCCGGCGAGCGGGTCGGGATCGTCGGCGCCAACGGGGCCGGCAAGACCACCCTGTTCAACGCGCTGACGGGCTTCGTCCCGTGCGAGGGGACGGTGCTCCTCGGCGGCGAGGACATCAGCGGACGGCCGCCGTTCGCACGGGCCCGCATGGGTGTGCGCCGGACCTTCCAGCAGCCCCGCCTCGCCGACATCCTCACCGTCGGGCAGAACGTGGTCTGCGGGTACGGCGGCGGCTCCCCGGAGCGCGTCGAGCGGATCGACTGGCTGCTCGACCACTTCGGGCTCGGCGCGATGCGCGAGGTGCCGGTGATCGCGCTCCCCTTCGGCGTGCGCCGCGAGGTGGAGCTGATCCGCGCGCTCTCGGTGCGACCCCAGGTGCTGATGCTCGACGAGCCGGTGAGCGGCCTCGAGGACGAGGAGGCCGAGCGGCTGGTCGAGGTGCTCATCGGGCTGCAGGCGAAGGAGGGCTGGGGGCTGCTCGCGATCGAGCACGACCTCAAGTTCATCACCTCGATCGCCCAGCACCTGATGGTGATGGAGGACGGTCACCTGCTGGTGCAGGGACCGCTCGAGAGCGTGATGCAAGAGGAGCAGGTGCGGCGTGTCTACCTGGGCGAGCTGGTGACCGCGTGA
- a CDS encoding branched-chain amino acid ABC transporter permease has translation MALFVSALIIGVFLGTIYGLMAFGMVASYRISRVVNLGQAGVAALGATVFYWMTAQWGAPVIVSLVAAVIVGAAVGAFLGWCNLLMSDWPKGFVMIFTLCITLLLFALVDRILPPTTIAPVSPFGTGGFNFALTFVAAHQIGTFAVTLAVVLAATAMIRYTRFGLFVRAIYDDPAGAATLGIPLSIYVIGVWAMAGGMAGLAGILISNRTLLDTILLLFVSVYALAGAILGGLESFALAFGGGVLIGTTEGILGGGVLGIMPPGTEQLGTVVIMAIAVFYAGTKRRHLAHLQT, from the coding sequence GTGGCGCTCTTCGTCTCCGCGCTGATCATCGGCGTGTTCCTGGGGACGATCTACGGGCTGATGGCCTTCGGCATGGTCGCCTCCTACCGCATCAGCCGCGTCGTCAACCTGGGACAGGCGGGAGTCGCCGCCCTGGGAGCGACCGTCTTCTACTGGATGACCGCCCAATGGGGGGCTCCGGTGATCGTCTCCCTGGTCGCGGCAGTGATCGTGGGAGCCGCGGTCGGAGCGTTCCTGGGCTGGTGCAACCTGCTCATGAGCGACTGGCCCAAGGGCTTCGTCATGATCTTCACGCTCTGCATCACCCTGCTGCTCTTCGCGCTGGTCGACCGGATCCTGCCCCCGACCACGATCGCCCCGGTCTCGCCCTTCGGCACCGGCGGCTTCAACTTCGCGCTCACCTTCGTCGCCGCGCACCAGATCGGCACCTTCGCGGTGACCCTCGCGGTGGTGCTCGCGGCCACGGCGATGATCCGCTACACCCGCTTCGGTCTCTTCGTCCGGGCCATCTACGACGACCCGGCGGGTGCGGCCACCCTGGGCATCCCGCTCAGCATCTACGTGATCGGGGTGTGGGCGATGGCCGGCGGCATGGCCGGGCTGGCCGGGATCCTGATCAGCAACCGGACCCTGCTCGACACCATCCTGCTGCTGTTCGTCTCCGTGTATGCGCTGGCGGGGGCGATCCTCGGCGGGCTCGAGTCCTTCGCCCTGGCCTTCGGTGGCGGGGTGCTCATCGGCACCACCGAGGGCATCCTCGGCGGCGGCGTCCTCGGCATCATGCCCCCGGGGACCGAGCAGCTGGGGACGGTGGTGATCATGGCCATCGCGGTGTTCTACGCGGGCACCAAGCGGCGCCACCTGGCGCACCTGCAGACCTGA
- a CDS encoding ABC transporter substrate-binding protein has translation MRNILKSRQARFWVASAGVVVAVAACGGGGSSTARTDASVQGSSQSQGQAPGTGAQNPSGANPAPAAPGAANPAPAAPGAANPAAPAAGANKNLPPAPVVPKPAVPNPAAPAPGANFASDVGVTATSINIGLINIASANRSLGPPIALASQRMTDAVVRYINDTGGVAGRKVNLLTCDDGGDVTRARACYEKLKGQVFAFVPSETFVTDVIHDTLAKDKVPWMSWGWFKSEYTDPYMFPCHANGMREASNVAKWISTNTKPATVGILYLNVSEDIAAADVATQVFQQHGIKVVQKVGQEWDSPDESQHVLAMRVANPDAIVSFSWPAPVAKFFHDAQGQNWYPSKGFFANHLTGDPGYGPIFGDYTKNHVTTITSWVVPGAQGNSAADEALPGLQFWRMLTNKYTGFDIVGFHLKYVMGHHITQSTIVCTKIFGDVARTLGPNLTRARFIQALETQSFDSGMGVTLKWPHGDHGQEPYSFNREYLYEWTTGDADQGYGLKRILPDPVNT, from the coding sequence ATGAGGAACATATTGAAGTCGAGGCAGGCGCGCTTCTGGGTCGCCTCGGCCGGCGTCGTCGTCGCGGTGGCGGCGTGCGGCGGCGGAGGCTCCAGCACCGCCCGCACCGACGCCTCGGTGCAGGGCTCCAGCCAGTCCCAGGGCCAGGCCCCGGGCACCGGCGCCCAGAACCCGAGTGGCGCGAACCCGGCGCCCGCCGCGCCCGGCGCCGCCAATCCCGCCCCCGCAGCGCCGGGTGCCGCCAACCCGGCAGCTCCGGCGGCCGGCGCCAACAAGAACCTTCCGCCCGCCCCGGTCGTGCCCAAGCCGGCGGTCCCGAATCCCGCCGCGCCCGCTCCCGGAGCCAACTTCGCCTCCGACGTGGGCGTGACCGCGACGTCGATCAACATCGGCCTCATCAACATCGCATCGGCGAACCGCAGCCTCGGTCCCCCCATCGCCCTGGCCAGCCAGCGCATGACCGACGCCGTGGTCCGGTACATCAACGACACCGGTGGCGTCGCCGGTCGCAAGGTCAACCTGCTGACCTGCGACGACGGCGGCGACGTGACCCGCGCCCGTGCCTGCTACGAGAAGCTGAAGGGCCAGGTCTTCGCGTTCGTGCCGTCCGAGACCTTCGTCACCGACGTCATCCACGACACCCTCGCCAAGGACAAGGTGCCGTGGATGAGCTGGGGCTGGTTCAAGAGCGAGTACACCGACCCCTACATGTTCCCCTGCCATGCCAACGGCATGCGCGAGGCGAGCAATGTGGCCAAGTGGATCTCGACGAACACCAAGCCCGCGACCGTGGGCATCCTCTACCTGAACGTCTCCGAGGACATCGCGGCGGCCGACGTGGCCACCCAGGTCTTCCAGCAGCACGGCATCAAGGTCGTCCAGAAGGTCGGTCAGGAGTGGGACTCGCCGGACGAGTCGCAGCACGTGCTGGCGATGCGCGTCGCCAACCCCGACGCCATCGTCTCGTTCTCGTGGCCGGCTCCCGTGGCCAAGTTCTTCCACGACGCGCAGGGCCAGAACTGGTACCCCAGCAAGGGCTTCTTCGCGAACCACCTCACCGGCGACCCGGGGTACGGCCCCATCTTCGGTGACTACACCAAGAACCACGTCACCACGATCACCTCGTGGGTCGTGCCCGGCGCGCAGGGCAACTCCGCGGCCGACGAGGCGCTTCCCGGCCTGCAGTTCTGGCGGATGCTCACCAACAAGTACACCGGCTTCGACATCGTCGGCTTCCACCTGAAGTACGTGATGGGCCATCACATCACCCAGTCCACGATCGTCTGCACCAAGATCTTCGGCGACGTGGCCCGCACCCTCGGACCCAACCTCACCCGCGCCCGCTTCATCCAGGCGCTGGAGACGCAGTCCTTCGACAGCGGGATGGGAGTGACCCTGAAATGGCCGCACGGCGACCACGGCCAGGAGCCGTACTCCTTCAACCGGGAGTACCTCTACGAGTGGACCACCGGTGATGCCGACCAGGGCTACGGCCTGAAGCGCATCCTGCCCGACCCCGTCAACACCTAG
- a CDS encoding 2Fe-2S iron-sulfur cluster-binding protein, which yields MAETSEIHQVQLTPDGRSFEVNPGESVLAAALRQGVRLKYGCLHGNCSSCKYLLLDGEVDFGIASPYSLPPGEREDGWALLCCAIPLCDLEIQSSTVNDPRMLPDLVPEERRAEVAGVEHLGGDLWRLRLELERPLHFYAGQYVQLGVPGSQDDWRAYSISSPPSRQPTTEFVAKRIQGGRFSGQIDRLERGSPMRVRGPYGVGYLREGADPVLLVAGGSGIAPILSMLEQAVERDDPREFHFYFGARIPEEVVLAGEIAAIGRRLRSFTHLPVVEVPGDGWAGEVGRVTNAIQRHLHDASPYDVYLCGNPPMCDSTSLLLEAKGVRDGRIFFDRFYAAV from the coding sequence GTGGCCGAGACCAGCGAGATCCACCAGGTCCAGCTCACCCCCGACGGGCGCAGCTTCGAGGTCAACCCCGGCGAGAGCGTGCTCGCCGCCGCCCTCCGCCAGGGGGTGCGGCTGAAGTACGGCTGCCTCCACGGCAACTGCTCGAGCTGCAAGTACCTCCTGCTCGACGGCGAGGTCGACTTCGGCATCGCCTCGCCCTACTCGCTGCCTCCCGGCGAGCGCGAGGATGGCTGGGCGCTGCTCTGCTGCGCCATCCCGCTCTGCGACCTGGAGATCCAGAGCTCGACGGTGAACGACCCGCGGATGCTCCCCGACCTGGTGCCCGAGGAGCGCCGCGCGGAGGTGGCCGGGGTCGAGCACCTCGGCGGCGACCTCTGGCGGCTGCGCCTCGAGCTCGAGCGCCCCCTTCACTTCTACGCCGGGCAGTACGTCCAGCTGGGCGTCCCCGGCAGCCAGGACGACTGGCGCGCCTACTCGATCAGCAGCCCCCCGTCGCGCCAGCCCACCACCGAGTTCGTCGCCAAGCGCATCCAGGGGGGCCGCTTCAGCGGCCAGATCGACCGGCTCGAGCGGGGCAGCCCGATGCGGGTGCGCGGACCCTACGGCGTCGGCTACCTCCGCGAGGGCGCCGACCCGGTGCTGCTGGTGGCGGGAGGCTCGGGGATCGCCCCGATCCTGTCGATGCTCGAGCAGGCGGTCGAGCGCGACGATCCCCGCGAGTTCCACTTCTACTTCGGGGCCCGCATCCCCGAGGAGGTGGTGCTCGCCGGCGAGATCGCGGCGATCGGCCGGCGGCTGCGCTCGTTCACCCACCTCCCCGTCGTCGAGGTGCCCGGGGACGGGTGGGCCGGCGAGGTGGGCAGGGTCACCAACGCGATCCAGCGCCACCTCCACGACGCCAGCCCGTACGACGTCTACCTCTGCGGCAATCCGCCGATGTGCGACAGCACGTCGCTGCTGCTCGAGGCCAAGGGCGTGCGCGACGGGCGCATCTTCTTCGACCGCTTCTACGCGGCGGTCTGA
- a CDS encoding MmoB/DmpM family protein, with amino-acid sequence MSTMISGPRRKVALGLMKSEEADATIEVVEMRYPDAQVHDFGTYWKIEGEGELRIEMEDVAEALGRPLQLSQWLVTMATFVGRAHAGGDYFLVTSEMSYLEGDEAEAPGPAAG; translated from the coding sequence ATGAGCACGATGATCTCGGGTCCGCGCCGGAAGGTAGCCCTCGGCCTGATGAAGAGCGAGGAGGCCGACGCCACCATCGAGGTGGTGGAGATGCGGTATCCCGACGCTCAGGTGCACGACTTCGGCACCTACTGGAAGATCGAGGGCGAGGGCGAGCTGCGCATCGAGATGGAGGACGTCGCCGAGGCACTGGGCCGGCCGCTGCAGCTGAGCCAGTGGCTGGTGACCATGGCCACCTTCGTGGGCCGCGCCCACGCCGGCGGCGACTACTTCCTGGTCACCTCGGAGATGAGCTACCTCGAGGGGGACGAGGCGGAGGCGCCCGGCCCGGCCGCCGGCTGA